From Coturnix japonica isolate 7356 chromosome 3, Coturnix japonica 2.1, whole genome shotgun sequence, the proteins below share one genomic window:
- the GEN1 gene encoding flap endonuclease GEN homolog 1 encodes MGVTNLWQILEPVRQPVSLSSLKGKTLAVDLSLWVCEAQTVKKMIGVVTKPHLRNLFFRYSFFTSMGIKLVFVMEGEAPKLKADTMSKRNELRYGASTKHGATRTGRSVFKSILKECLQLLECLGVPWVQAAGEAEAMCAYLNAKGHVDGCITNDGDVFLYGAQTVYRNFAMSSKEPHLDCYTMSSIKEKLGCDRESLIGLAVLLGCDYLPKGIPGVGKEQALKLIESLRGQNLLQRFEQWKEQSGHDSNPSLVVKRVVHCSECHHPGSHKEHEHSGCKFCGSTRYCKPNDSKYCCPCEWHQLEQVKQASAVEDNIRKKANSCEGFPFSEVIQEFLVNKNKLNKTVECRRPNLLSFQIFASEKMEWEKHYACKKLLVLLTRYDMIQRKFGYIDSKQLQAIRIVKTRVKNGIPCFEIEWQKPEHYVDAEDEPVELYVVTIEEQSLFQAAYPDVVALYQMEKSEALAKKQKNKKNRPEEKELSDAYGDVTSLLSQMNLKSAHVTIPVPDHTSDGKTPPEYQICQRSMESKVSSSVTADLQLSSIERKGNFFNTSPTHGCNNTCDPVSDLTVCIAHSYPLHCETVKNSSECSGSEPSGQDHSDSADDLLSDGHMEQLQELSLSERILKKTSVPPKPMLPKDVMQQEPFRHFKHTEAALKRDKDCLTSSCQLNKLVRDTKNVLPEICASESSAPVSQEGGTLCEMMQKVHNISCSTSLVPSGQTTELLHTVCEVPQKPANVPVSNITKTCTQTAWKTSFKSVCQSKCSSSEDSDDGTVNKNPICKQKKRQLNPGQFKKTFTKKRYDAASSRSTSSDSALVIKGREKITNFKQVGGNSSLELSPKDSSVVEVDCSQHSGKLFQSTGSSPAQVDSDVLISGWEDSPLPLAERIKRRLKSN; translated from the exons ATGGGAGTGACTAATCTGTGGCAAATCCTGGAGCCTGTGAGGCAGCCTGTAAGCTTGAGTAGTCTCAAAGGAAAGACACTTGCTGTTGATTTAAGCCTGTGGGTTTGTGAAGCACAGACAGTTAAAAAGATGATCGGAGTAGTTACCAAACCGCATCTGAG AAATCTATTTTTTCGGTACTCTTTTTTCACATCGATGGGGATTAAACTGGTGTTTGTCATGGAAGGTGAGGCACCCAAGCTGAAGGCAGACACCATGAGTAAGAGAAATGAGCTACGATATGGAGCTTCCACCAAACATGGGGCTACAAGAACAGGGAGATCtgtttttaaatccattttaaaagag tgcctccagctgctggaaTGTTTAGGTGTTCCATGGGTTCAAGCGGCTGGGGAAGCAGAAGCAATGTGTGCTTACCTGAATGCAAAAGGCCATGTCGATGGGTGCATTACCAACGATGGAGATGTTTTCTTATACGGAGCTCAGACAGTTTATAGGAACTTTGCCATGAGTTCTAAG gagCCACATCTTGACTGCTACACAATGTCCTCTATTAAGGAGAAGCTTGGTTGCGATAGAGAGTCTCTGATTGGACTAGCTGTTCTTCTGGGTTGTGATTATCTTCCAAAG GGCATTCCAGGAGTTGGAAAAGAACAAGCTTTGAAATTAATTGAGTCTTTGAGAGGTCAAAATTTACTGCAGAG GTTTGAGCAATGGAAAGAACAATCTGGGCATGATAGTAATCCATCTTTGGTTGTTAAAAGAGTAGTGCACTGTTCTGAGTGCCATCATCCAG GATCACACAAGGAACATGAGCACAGTGGATGTAAATTCTGTGGAAGCACCAGATACTGCAAACCCAATGACTCCAAATACTGCTGCCCTTGTGAATGGCATCAGTTAGAGCAAGTGAAACAAGCAAGTGCAGTGGAGGACAATATCAGAAA AAAAGCTAACAGTTGTGAAGGCTTTCCATTCTCTGAG gttATCCAAGAATTTCTTGTAAACAAGAATAAACTGAACAAGACAGTGGAATGCAGAAGGCCAAATTTATTGTCATTTCAG ATATTTGCTTCTGAGAAGATGGAATGGGAAAAGCATTATGCTTGTAAGAAACTGTTAGTGCTCTTGACGCGTTATGATATGATCCAGAGAAAATTTGGATATATTGATTCAAAGCAACTGCAGGCAATACG tatAGTCAAGACACGTGTCAAAAATGGAATTCCCTGTTTTGAAATTGAGTGGCAAAAACCAG AGCACTATGTTGATGCAGAAGATGAGCCTGTGGAGTTGTATGTAGTTACAATAGAAGAACAGTCTTTGTTTCAGGCTGCTTATCCAGATGTTGTGGCTCTTTACCAAATGGAAAAGTCAGAAGCTCTggcaaagaagcagaaaa acaagaaaaacagaccAGAAGAAAAGGAGTTGTCAGATGCTTATGGTGATGTTACCAGTCTTCTGTCTCAAATGAATTTAAAGTCTGCGCATGTAACTATTCCTGTGCCAGACCACACATCTGATGGAAAAACTCCACCTGAATATCAGATATGCCAGAGAAGCATGGAATCAAAAGTGTCATCCTCTGTAACAGCTGATCTACAACTGAGCAGTattgaaaggaaaggaaacttcTTCAACACTTCACCAACCCATGGATGTAATAATACCTGTGATCCAGTATCTGACTTGACTGTGTGCATAGCACACTCGTATCCACTACATtgtgaaacagtgaaaaatagcTCAGAATGTTCTGGTTCTGAGCCGTCAGGTCAAGATCATTCTGATAGTGCAGATGATTTGCTTTCAGATGGCCATATGGAACAACTTCAAGAGTTGTCTTTAAGTGAGCGTATACTTAAGAAGACTTCTGTTCCACCAAAGCCTATGCTGCCAAAAGATGTAATGCAACAGGAGCCTTTCAGACattttaaacacacagaagcagcactgaaacGTGATAAAGATTGTCTCACTTCCTCGTGTCAGTTAAATAAACTAGTGCGAGACACTAAAAATGTGCTACCAGAAATCTGTGCAAGTGAATCCAGTGCACCTGTTTCTCAAGAAGGTGGCACCCTGTGTGAAATGATGCAGAAAGTCCATAATATAAGTTGTTCAACATCTCTAGTCCCCAGTGGGCAAACAACAGAGCTGTTGCATACTGTGTGTGAAGTGCCTCAAAAGCCAGCAAATGTTCCTGTCAGTAACATTACAAAAACTTGTACTCAAACTGCTTGGAAAACTTCTTTTAAGAGTGTGTGTCAGAGCAAATGCTCTTCTAGCGAAGACAGTGATGATGGGACCGTCAATAAAAATCCAATttgtaagcagaagaaaagacaacTGAACCCTGGCCAGTTTAAAAAGACTTTTACAAAGAAAAGGTATGACGCTGCTAGTAGCAGAAGTACAAGCAGTGACTCGGCACTTGTAAttaaagggagggagaaaatcACCAATTTTAAGCAAGTTGGTGGGAATTCATCATTGGAATTATCTCCAAAAGATTCCTCTGTAGTTGAAGTTGACTGTTCCCAACATTCAGGAAAGCTGTTTCAGAGCACGGGTTCCAGTCCTGCACAAGTTGACAGTGATGTTCTGATTTCTGGGTGGGAAGACAGTCCTCTTCCCCTggctgaaagaataaaaagaagactCAAAAGCAATTAG